A genomic window from Glycine soja cultivar W05 chromosome 10, ASM419377v2, whole genome shotgun sequence includes:
- the LOC114371011 gene encoding NAC domain-containing protein 53, whose product MARMGPGFRFHPTDEELVVFYLKRKMTGNLSRYDHIAVVDVYKLEPWDLPSLSKLKTKDLEWYFFSALDRKYGNGSRTNRATERGYWKTTGKDRPVTHGDRTVGMKKTLVYHSGRAPQGRRTNWVMHEYKMLDDELARSGTVLDVFVVCRIFEKSGSGPKNGAKYGAPLDEKEWDVEDEDEEDEQKEVAPLLVPYNAVAPPPPLSAVADNVVAHPPLLAATADNNYLVAPPPPPLQAIVDGAYVSTDDLDMELDWSGIIDSDTLPSLNFHYGECSSHAEYSKVFIKDQEPLADTFEISCPENVWPLDMTGQHGVGTNSGEDGDSGELSNIGNFDLSSNNMNLDLYWDANENLPMDDDGFLEYNDIAIGNGDNPTEADLSANAMLDEYAALADDDIYKYISFDSPQIQESENFIPNQGSPFTQQNVEGETADRAVVSNEGSSVQNTQEAMLASGSTNPLVKQAYGWLASIPAAPAHAMEFPAKEIALGLHPVAQSSHPAHITTTGMISITDITFRDNAMDWTMGKNGGFSTVISTGFSQSDVNSAALMPVSGKTAFVLSHGWIFLTGFSVLILSLSCKIGSIMYTGK is encoded by the exons ATGGCACGCATGGGTCCAGGGTTCCGATTCCACCCCACCGACGAAGAGCTGGTGGTGTTCTACCTCAAGCGCAAGATGACCGGAAACCTCTCCCGCTACGACCACATCGCCGTCGTTGACGTCTACAAGCTCGAGCCCTGGGACCTTCCCT CTCTGTCGAAGCTGAAGACGAAGGACTTGGAGTGGTACTTCTTCAGCGCGCTGGATCGCAAGTACGGAAACGGCTCCAGGACCAACCGCGCCACCGAGAGGGGCTACTGGAAGACCACCGGGAAAGACCGTCCCGTCACCCACGGCGACCGCACCGTTGGAATGAAGAAGACGCTTGTTTACCACAGCGGCCGTGCCCCACAGGGCCGTCGCACCAACTGGGTCATGCACGAGTATAAGATGCTCGACGATGAATTGGCACGTTCCGGCACAGTGCTG GATGTGTTTGTTGTGTGTAGGATTTTCGAGAAGAGTGGTTCTGGGCCGAAGAATGGGGCAAAGTATGGTGCTCCCTTGGATGAGAAGGAGTGGGATGTTGAGGACGAGGATGAAGAGGATGAGCAGAAGGAGGTGGCTCCCTTGCTCGTTCCTTATAATGCGGTGGCTCCTCCTCCTCCCTTGTCGGCGGTTGCTGATAATGTGGTGGCTCATCCTCCTTTGCTGGCGGCGACTGCTGATAATAATTATCTGGtggctcctcctcctcctcccttGCAGGCTATTGTTGATGGGGCCTATGTTTCAACCGACGACCTTGACATG GAACTTGATTGGAGTGGTATAATTGACAGTGATACTTTGCCATCATTGAACTTTCATTACGGGGAGTGTAGTAGCCATGCTGAGTATTCCAAAGTATTCATCAAGGATCAGGAGCCATTGGCAGACACTTTTGAAATTTCTTGTCCTGAAAATGTCTGGCCTCTTGATATGACTGGGCAACATGGCGTGGGTACAAATTCAGGGGAAGATGGAGACAGTGGTGAGCTGAGCAATATTGGCAATTTTGATCTTTCATCGAATAATATGAATCTGGATCTTTACTGGGATGCCAACGAGAATCTTCCGATGGATGATGATGGATTTTTGGAATACAATGATATTGCAATTGGGAATGGGGATAATCCTACCGAGGCTGATCTTTCTGCAAATGCCATGCTAGATGAGTATGCTGCACTCGCTGATGATGATATTTACAAGTATATATCTTTTGATTCTCCTCAGATTCAAGAGAGTGAAAACTTTATTCCCAACCAAGGATCACCTTTCACCCAGCAG AATGTGGAGGGAGAAACCGCTGATAGAGCTGTGGTTAGTAATGAGGGTTCTTCAGTGCAGAATACACAGGAGGCAATGCTTGCATCAG GAAGTACAAATCCACTTGTTAAGCAGGCATATGGATGGTTAGCCAGCATACCTGCTGCGCCTGCACATGCTATGGAGTTTCCTGCTAAGGAGATTGCTCTTGGACTTCATCCTGTGGCTCAATCTTCCCATCCAGCTCATATAACTACTACAGGTATGATCAGCATAACAGACATTACTTTTAGAGACAATGCAATGGATTGGACTATGGGCAAAAATGGAGGGTTTAGCACTGTCATATCCACTGGGTTTTCGCAATCCGATGTTAATTCGGCTGCTTTGATGCCTGTTTCTGGCAAGACTGCATTTGTGCTGTCACATGGCTGGATTTTCCTGACTGGTTTCTCAGTTCTTATTCTTTCACTGAGTTGCAAGATCGGAAGCATCATGTATACTGGTAAATGA
- the LOC114370159 gene encoding 4-coumarate--CoA ligase-like 5, which translates to MSGEEILSSNEEKYNRSQPPFGSRSGYNSRTGIYHSLIKLGIKHEIPTRPDLNTANFVLSQFPQAHLAEARIAFIDARTNLSVSYGELRRSIYSLASALFHGLEVRKGDVVFVLSPNSTLYSTICLAVLSVGAVLTTANPINTATEIAKQVHDSSAKLAISAPEELHKLVPTGVPTILTSHCSDGNMLSVEELIKGCCTSPELPQVPVAQSDTAAILYSSGTTGVSKGVVLTHANLISIMRLLLWSADVSGSQDDVFLAFIPMFHIYGLVFFGLGLLCVGVTTILMQKYDFQAMLDAIQKHKVNNLPAVPPVILALVKHARKARCDLSSLRRVGSGAAPLSKEVALEFRRMFPWIELRQGYGLTESSGGATFFASDKDAKAHPDSCGKLIPTFCAKVVDIEKGKPLPPHKEGELWFKSPTIMKGYLGNLEATSAAIDSEGWLRTGDLGYIDENGFVYIVERIKELIKHNGYQVAPAELESVLLSHPLIVDAAVIPVEDEETGQIPMAYVVRAAGSELSENQVIQFVAGQVAPYKKVRKVSFIDTIPKSAAGKILRKDLVSQSKYQLVSKL; encoded by the exons ATGTCAGGTGAGGAAATCTTGTCATccaatgaagaaaaatataatagatcTCAACCTCCATTTGGTAGCAGGAGTGGCTACAATTCAAGAACAGGCATTTATCACTCTCTAATTAAGCTTGGCATCAAGCATGAAATCCCAACAAGGCCTGATCTTAACACTGCCAATTTTGTGCTGTCACAGTTTCCACAAGCACACCTTGCTGAGGCAAGAATTGCATTCATTGATGCGAGAACTAATCTGAGTGTTAGCTATGGTGAGCTAAGACGGTCTATTTACTCCCTTGCATCAGCTTTGTTCCATGGACTTGAGGTTAGGAAAGGTGATGTGGTATTTGTATTGTCACCAAACTCAACCCTGTACTCAACCATATGCCTAGCTGTGTTATCAGTTGGAGCAGTTCTGACCACTGCCAACCCCATCAACACCGCAACGGAAATCGCGAAACAAGTGCACGATTCGAGTGCTAAACTAGCCATCTCAGCACCTGAGGAGCTACACAAGTTGGTCCCAACTGGGGTTCCTACCATTCTCACTTCTCATTGTTCTGATGGCAACATGTTATCAGTTGAAGAGTTAATAAAAGGCTGTTGTACTTCACCAGAGTTGCCTCAAGTTCCCGTGGCACAATCAGACACTGCTGCTATACTTTACTCTTCAGGAACCACAGGGGTAAGCAAAGGTGTGGTTCTGACACATGCAAATCTCATTTCCATAATGAGACTACTCTTGTGGTCTGCAGATGTAAGTGGGTCCCAAGATGATGTTTTCTTGGCCTTCATTCCAATGTTTCACATCTATGGACTTGTGTTCTTTGGATTAGGATTGTTGTGTGTTGGTGTTACAACAATTTTGATGCAGAAATATGACTTCCAAGCTATGCTTGATGCCATCCAGAAGCACAAGGTGAATAACTTACCAGCAGTGCCACCAGTGATCCTTGCACTAGTAAAACATGCAAGGAAAGCTAGGTGTGACTTATCCAGCCTAAGAAGGGTGGGGTCAGGTGCTGCACCTTTGAGCAAGGAAGTGGCACTAGAGTTTAGAAGGATGTTTCCATGGATTGAACTGAGGCAAGGTTATGGCCTAACAGAAAGTAGTGGTGGAGCAACATTTTTTGCCTCAGATAAAGATGCTAAAGCTCATCCAGATTCATGTGGGAAGTTGATTCCAACTTTTTGTGCAAAAGTTGTAGATATTGAAAAGGGGAAGCCTTTGCCTCCTCACAAAGAGGGAGAATTATGGTTCAAAAGTCCTACCATTATGAAAGGATATCTAGGAAATTTGGAGGCAACAAGTGCAGCAATTGATTCAGAAGGTTGGTTGAGGACTGGTGATCTTGGTTACATTGATGAGAATGGATTTGTTTATATAGTCGAACGAATAAAGGAGCTAATCAAGCACAATGGTTATCAG GTGGCTCCTGCAGAATTGGAATCTGTGCTGCTAAGTCACCCCCTTATAGTTGACGCAGCAGTTATACC GGTTGAAGATGAAGAAACTGGACAGATACCAATGGCATATGTGGTGAGAGCAGCTGGTTCTGAACTCTCAGAAAACCAAGTCATTCAATTTGTTGCAGGCCAG GTGGCTCCATATAAGAAAGTGAGAAAGGTGAGTTTCATTGACACTATTCCAAAGTCAGCTGCTGGCAAGATATTGCGGAAGGATCTTGTTTCTCAAAGCAAATATCAACTTGTCTCCAAGTTATGA
- the LOC114371015 gene encoding 4-coumarate--CoA ligase-like 5, whose amino-acid sequence MSRKEERSSRKDEYNKSLPPFDTRSGYDSRTGIYHSLVKLGTKHEIPTKPDLGTANFVLSQFPQAHLAEARIAFIDSGTNRSVSYGELRRSIYSLASALFNRLKVRKGDVVFVLSPNSTLYSTICLAVLSVGAVVTTANPINTESEIAKQVHDSGAKLAISTLEDLHKLVPTGIPTILTSRPFDGNMLSIEELIEDCYGSPQLPQVPVAQSDTAAILYSSGTTGRSKGVLLTHANIISIMRLLFWQVDVSGSQDDVFFAFIPMFHIYGMIFFGLGLLCIGITTVLMQKYDFQAMLVAIQKYKVNNLPAVPPVILALVKHSSKVKCDLSSLKRVGSGAAPLSKEVAQEFRRMFPSVELRQGYGLTESSGGAAFFASDKDAKAHPDSCGKLIPTFCAKVIDIETGKPLPPRKEGELWFKSPTIMKEYLGNMEETSATIDSEGWLRTGDLGYIDENGFVYIVERIKELIKHNGYQVAPAELESVLLSHPLIVDAAVIPVEDEETGQIPMAYVVIAAGSELSEDQVIQFVAGEVAPYKKVRRVSFIDTIPKSAAGKILRKDLVSQSRHQLVSKL is encoded by the exons ATGTCAAGAAAGGAAGAACGGTCATCCAGAAAAGATGAATATAACAAATCTCTGCCTCCATTTGATACCAGGAGTGGATACGATTCAAGAACAGGCATTTACCACTCGCTAGTTAAGCTTGGCACAAAGCATGAAATCCCAACAAAGCCTGACCTTGGCACTGCCAATTTTGTGCTGTCACAGTTTCCACAAGCACACCTTGCTGAGGCAAGAATTGCATTCATTGATTCAGGTACTAATCGGAGTGTAAGCTATGGCGAGCTAAGACGGTCTATTTACTCCCTTGCATCAGCTTTGTTCAATCGACTTAAGGTTAGGAAAGGTGATGTGGTATTTGTATTGTCACCAAACTCAACCTTGTACTCAACCATATGCCTAGCTGTGTTATCAGTTGGAGCAGTTGTGACCACTGCCAACCCCATCAACACTGAATCAGAAATTGCCAAGCAAGTGCATGATTCAGGTGCAAAACTAGCCATCTCAACACTAGAGGATCTACACAAATTGGTCCCAACTGGGATTCCTACAATTCTCACTTCTCGTCCTTTTGACGGCAACATGTTATCAATTGAAGAGTTAATAGAAGACTGTTATGGTTCACCACAGTTGCCACAAGTTCCTGTGGCACAATCAGACACTGCTGCTATACTTTACTCTTCGGGGACCACAGGGAGAAGCAAAGGTGTACTTCTGACACATGCAAATATCATTTCCATAATGAGACTACTCTTCTGGCAAGTTGATGTCAGTGGATCCCAAGATGATGTTTTCTTTGCCTTCATTCCGATGTTTCATATCTATGGAATGATTTTCTTTGGATTAGGATTGCTGTGTATCGGTATTACAACAGTTTTGATGCAGAAATATGACTTCCAAGCTATGCTTGTTGCAATCCAGAAGTACAAGGTGAATAACTTACCAGCAGTGCCACCAGTGATCCTCGCACTAGTAAAACATTCAAGCAAAGTTAAGTGTGACTTGTCCAGCCTAAAAAGGGTGGGATCAGGTGCTGCACCTTTGAGCAAGGAAGTGGCACAAGAGTTTAGAAGGATGTTTCCTTCGGTTGAACTAAGGCAAGGTTATGGCCTAACAGAAAGTAGTGGTGGAGCAGCATTTTTTGCCTCTGATAAAGATGCTAAAGCTCATCCAGATTCATGTGGGAAGTTGATTCCAACTTTTTGTGCAAAAGTGATAGACATTGAAACGGGGAAGCCTTTGCCTCCTCGCAAAGAAGGAGAGTTATGGTTCAAAAGTCCTACAATTATGAAAGAATATCTAGGAAATATGGAAGAAACAAGTGCAACAATTGATTCAGAAGGTTGGTTGAGGACTGGTGATCTTGGTTACATTGATGAGAATGGATTTGTTTATATAGTCGAACGAATAAAGGAGCTAATCAAGCACAATGGGTATCAG GTGGCTCCTGCAGAATTGGAATCCGTGCTGCTAAGTCACCCCCTTATAGTTGATGCAGCAGTTATACC GGTTGAAGATGAAGAAACTGGACAGATACCAATGGCATATGTGGTGATAGCAGCAGGTTCTGAACTCTCAGAAGACCAAGTCATTCAATTTGTTGCAGGCGAG GTAGCTCCATATAAGAAAGTGAGAAGGGTGAGTTTTATTGACACTATTCCAAAGTCAGCTGCTGGCAAGATATTACGCAAGGATCTTGTTTCTCAAAGCAGGCATCAACTTGTCTCCAAGTTATGA
- the LOC114372222 gene encoding malate dehydrogenase [NADP], chloroplastic-like: MAVTQFNPTCSKTHLHSSQLPFLSRTLPRHRHCTIAPLHRTQQARICCSVAPNEVQVPAVKTSDPKSKPECYGVFCLTYDLRAEEETRSWKKLINIAVSGAAGMIANHLLFKLASGEVFGPDQPIALKLLGSERSIQALEGVAMELEDSLFPLLREVSIGIDPYEVFQDAEWALLIGAKPRGPGMERADLLDINGQIYAAQGRALNAVASRNVKVIVVGNPCNTNALICLKNAPNIPAKNFHALTRLDENRAKCQLALKAGVFYDKVSNVTIWGNHSTTQVPDFLNARIDGLPVKEVVKDQKWLEEEFTEKVQKRGGALIQKWGRSSAASTSVSIVDAIRSLVTPTPEGDWFSSGVYSDGNPYGIAEGIVFSMPCRSKGDGDYELVKDVIFDDYLQQRIAKTEAELLAEKRCVAHLTGEGIAVCDLPGDTMLPGEM; this comes from the exons ATGGCCGTGACACAGTTCAACCCCACTTGCTCAAAAACTCATCTTCACTCATCTCAGCTCCCTTTTCTATCGAGGACTCTTCCTAGACATCGCCACTGCACTATTGCGCCACTTCATAGAACTCAACAAGCTAGGATTTGTTGTTCTGTTGCCCCAAA TGAAGTGCAGGTGCCAGCTGTGAAAACCTCGGATCCCAAGAGTAAGCCTGAGTGCTATGGTGTCTTCTGCCTTACCTATGATTTGAGGGCT GAAGAAGAGACAAGATCCTGgaagaaattaattaacattgcaGTCTCAGGTGCTGCTGGAATGATTGCAAATCATCTACTTTTCAAG CTTGCATCTGGTGAAGTTTTTGGCCCAGATCAACCTATTGCTCTCAAATTATTGGGATCAGAAAGGTCAATCCAAGCTCTTGAAG GTGTTGCAATGGAATTGGAGGACTCTTTGTTTCCTTTGTTGAGGGAGGTTAGTATTGGTATCGATCCTTATGAAGTGTTCCAAGATGCAGAATGGGCTTTGCTAATAGGTGCAAAACCTCGAGGACCTGGAATGGAACGAGCAGACTTGTTAGACATAAATGGGCAGATTTATGCAGCGCAG GGAAGAGCATTAAATGCCGTTGCATCCCGCAATGTCAAAGTTATAGTAGTGGGAAACCCTTGCAATACAAA TGCATTAATTTGCTTGAAGAATGCTCCTAACATTCCTGccaaaaattttcatgctttAACTCGTTTAGATGAGAACAGAGCAAAATGTCAG CTAGCCCTCAAGGCAGGTGTGTTCTATGATAAAGTGTCAAATGTGACGATATGGGGCAACCACTCAACTACTCAG GTCCCCGACTTCTTAAATGCTAGAATTGATGGTTTGCCAGTCAAAGAGGTGGTTAAGGATCAGAAGTGGTTGGAGGAAGAGTTCACTGAAAAGGTTCAAAAG AGAGGTGGTGCACTTATTCAAAAATGGGGAAGATCATCAGCTGCATCAACTTCTGTGTCAATTGTTGATGCCATAAGATCTTTAGTAACTCCTACTCCCGAGGGTGATTGGTTTTCTTCTGGT GTATATAGCGATGGAAATCCTTATGGAATAGCTGAAGGTATTGTTTTCAGTATGCCATGCCGATCAAAG GGTGATGGCGATTATGAACTTGTCAAGGATGTCATATTTGATGACTACCTCCAGCAGCGAATAGCTAAG ACGGAAGCTGAGTTGTTGGCCGAGAAGAGATGTGTGGCTCACCTAACAGGCGAG GGAATTGCTGTTTGTGATCTACCTGGTGATACCATGCTCCCTGGAGAAATGTAA